One region of Vibrio pelagius genomic DNA includes:
- the sbcD gene encoding exonuclease subunit SbcD, translating to MKILHTSDWHLGQNFYNKSRKNEHQQFLDWLLQQVVEQSVDAIIVAGDIFDTSTPPSYAREMYNKFVVDCSKLNCQLVLLGGNHDSVSVLKETQQLLKYMGTDVIPNTNEDYSTQVLPLKGKSGEVEALVCAIPFIRPRDVLTSQAGVSGVERQKQLGDAIKQHYASVYQAAVAQRKQYGESTPIVATGHLTAMGVQQSDSVRDIYVGNLDGFAADGFPPADYIALGHIHRPQVVAKQEHIRYCGSPIPLSFDELKSTKQVCIVEFEQGQRTISQLNVPTFQPLAEIKGDLESIETQLNQYIGLDGEQSVWLSIEVQTQDYLSDLQERVSRLTQDLNVEVLQLRRAREKRNQTLNQESAETLSELSPMEVFEKRIALEEFETESEKARLERMTVTFKQVMTEVSDGEVE from the coding sequence ATGAAAATCCTTCACACGTCAGATTGGCATCTTGGTCAAAACTTTTACAACAAAAGCCGTAAAAATGAACATCAGCAATTTCTAGATTGGTTACTGCAACAAGTCGTTGAACAGAGTGTCGATGCCATTATCGTTGCTGGTGATATCTTTGATACCAGCACACCACCGAGCTATGCACGTGAGATGTATAACAAGTTTGTCGTAGACTGCAGCAAATTGAACTGCCAATTAGTTTTGCTTGGCGGAAACCATGACTCAGTTTCAGTACTTAAAGAGACACAGCAACTGCTCAAGTACATGGGAACCGATGTGATTCCAAACACCAATGAAGATTACTCAACACAGGTACTTCCTTTGAAAGGAAAGTCTGGCGAGGTTGAGGCCTTGGTGTGTGCGATTCCATTTATTCGTCCACGTGACGTGTTGACAAGTCAAGCTGGTGTCTCTGGTGTCGAGAGGCAGAAACAGCTGGGGGATGCGATTAAACAGCACTACGCTAGCGTGTATCAAGCAGCGGTGGCGCAGAGAAAACAGTATGGTGAGTCCACTCCTATCGTTGCGACCGGGCACTTAACCGCTATGGGTGTGCAACAGTCTGATTCAGTTCGCGACATCTATGTGGGCAATCTAGATGGATTTGCTGCGGATGGCTTCCCACCAGCCGATTACATCGCTCTGGGTCATATCCATCGACCACAGGTGGTAGCGAAGCAAGAGCATATTCGTTACTGCGGCTCTCCAATTCCACTCAGCTTTGATGAACTTAAATCAACCAAGCAAGTGTGTATTGTCGAGTTCGAACAAGGGCAACGCACTATTTCTCAACTGAACGTTCCCACCTTCCAACCACTCGCTGAAATTAAGGGCGATCTTGAAAGCATTGAGACACAGTTAAACCAATATATTGGTCTCGATGGTGAGCAGAGTGTGTGGTTGTCGATAGAAGTGCAAACCCAAGACTATTTGTCTGATCTTCAAGAGCGTGTCTCTCGATTAACACAAGATCTGAATGTAGAAGTATTGCAATTACGACGAGCACGGGAAAAGCGTAATCAGACATTGAATCAAGAGTCTGCAGAAACGCTGTCGGAGTTGAGCCCAATGGAAGTGTTTGAAAAACGTATCGCACTGGAAGAGTTTGAAACTGAATCAGAAAAAGCACGTTTAGAGCGTATGACTGTGACTTTCAAACAAGTGATGACAGAAGTGAGTGACGGAGAGGTTGAGTAA
- a CDS encoding SDR family oxidoreductase yields MDNANKTVLVIGGSGGIGNAVVKQLQTIEPTANIHTTFCNGKLDSSIKNVTWHKVDITNELDVQQLASQFSSLDWVINCVGILHTATHKPEKSLNTIDPAFFLENMTTNALPTLLLAKHFTSLLKHSPAGKLATISAKVGSISDNRLGGWYSYRSSKAALNMLIKSISIEWSRVAKRATILSLHPGTTDTPLSKPFQTNVPEGKLFDADDVARLLLNIIERSTPQESGRFFAYNGEELPW; encoded by the coding sequence ATGGATAATGCCAACAAAACCGTGCTTGTGATTGGAGGCTCTGGTGGTATCGGCAACGCCGTAGTGAAACAGTTGCAAACAATCGAGCCCACAGCCAACATCCATACAACTTTCTGCAACGGCAAGCTAGACTCATCAATCAAAAATGTCACCTGGCACAAAGTCGACATCACCAACGAGTTAGACGTGCAGCAGCTCGCTTCGCAATTCAGTTCCTTGGACTGGGTGATCAATTGTGTTGGGATACTTCATACAGCGACACATAAGCCAGAGAAGAGCCTAAACACCATCGACCCAGCGTTTTTCTTAGAGAATATGACGACCAATGCGCTTCCGACTCTACTGCTTGCAAAGCATTTTACCTCTCTATTGAAACATTCGCCTGCAGGTAAGCTTGCAACCATTTCAGCCAAGGTTGGCAGCATCAGTGATAACCGTTTGGGTGGTTGGTACAGCTATCGCTCCTCCAAGGCGGCACTCAACATGCTGATTAAGTCGATCTCCATTGAGTGGAGTCGTGTTGCCAAGAGAGCAACGATCCTCTCTCTACATCCGGGAACGACCGATACCCCACTCTCCAAGCCGTTTCAGACCAATGTTCCTGAAGGCAAACTGTTCGATGCTGATGACGTTGCGCGCCTGTTATTGAATATTATTGAAAGATCAACGCCACAAGAGAGTGGTCGCTTTTTCGCATACAACGGTGAAGAGCTACCTTGGTAA
- a CDS encoding cryptochrome/photolyase family protein: MKFKTVRLILGDQLNIQHSWFSARDSSVLYIIAELHQETGYVNHHRQKVAAFFSAMAAFASELKDEGHQVMHLTLDDTKQFSSLNDLIKHYTTEFDAEKFEYQRPDEYRLLSQLAQLKLTKAVKRCTCTEHFLLPFDEIEPQFPAGKHIMMEHFYRRMRKRFSVLMDDGKPIGGKWNYDGNNRNKLKPKDIETLPSPLMFANDVSSIVERMDRHNVQTIGEIDQTRLLWPINRAQSLSLLAHFCHTCLPLFGRFQDAMTKEHSSRWSLYHSRLSFSLNSKLITPQETIDAALAAYHSNANIDISQVEGFVRQILGWREYIRAVYWANMPRYKTINHFQANRNLPHYFWDSDTKMQCMKQSIEQSHKFAYAHHIQRLMVTGNFSLIAELNPDQVDEWYLGIYIDAIEWVEMPNTRGMALFADGGIVGTKPYAASGAYINKMSDYCKGCHYNVKSRSDEDTCPFNSLYWRFMAKHREQLTRNPRMGMIYRSWDNMDEQEQDKTLQRAENYLQHLEDL; the protein is encoded by the coding sequence ATGAAATTCAAGACTGTACGCCTAATACTGGGTGATCAACTTAACATCCAACACTCTTGGTTCTCTGCCCGAGACTCAAGTGTCTTATACATCATTGCAGAGCTTCATCAGGAGACGGGCTACGTCAATCATCACCGCCAAAAAGTTGCAGCATTTTTTAGTGCAATGGCGGCTTTTGCTTCAGAACTCAAAGATGAAGGGCATCAAGTAATGCACCTGACCTTGGATGATACCAAGCAGTTCTCATCACTGAATGACCTGATTAAACACTACACAACGGAGTTTGACGCTGAAAAGTTCGAGTATCAACGCCCAGATGAGTACCGACTTCTAAGCCAGTTGGCTCAACTCAAGCTGACGAAAGCGGTAAAACGCTGCACCTGCACCGAGCACTTCCTGCTGCCATTTGACGAGATTGAGCCGCAGTTTCCAGCAGGTAAGCACATCATGATGGAGCATTTCTATCGTCGAATGCGTAAGCGCTTCTCTGTGTTAATGGATGACGGAAAGCCTATCGGTGGCAAATGGAACTACGACGGCAACAACAGAAATAAGCTCAAGCCAAAAGATATCGAAACACTGCCCTCACCCTTGATGTTTGCCAATGACGTGAGCAGCATTGTAGAGCGAATGGACAGACACAATGTTCAAACCATCGGCGAAATCGATCAAACAAGACTGTTATGGCCGATTAATCGCGCCCAGAGTTTGTCTCTGCTTGCGCACTTCTGCCATACCTGTCTTCCGCTATTCGGTCGTTTTCAGGATGCAATGACCAAAGAACATAGTTCTCGATGGAGCCTGTACCACAGCCGTTTATCGTTCAGCTTAAACAGCAAACTGATTACCCCCCAAGAGACCATTGATGCGGCGCTCGCTGCCTATCACAGTAACGCAAACATCGACATTTCTCAGGTCGAAGGATTCGTGCGTCAAATTCTCGGTTGGCGCGAGTATATTCGGGCGGTGTATTGGGCCAACATGCCACGCTACAAAACCATCAATCATTTCCAAGCAAATCGCAATCTGCCTCACTATTTTTGGGACAGTGACACTAAAATGCAGTGCATGAAACAATCCATTGAGCAATCACACAAATTTGCTTATGCCCACCATATTCAAAGACTGATGGTGACAGGTAACTTCAGTTTGATCGCAGAGCTCAATCCCGACCAAGTGGATGAGTGGTATCTAGGTATCTACATCGACGCTATAGAGTGGGTTGAAATGCCAAATACACGCGGTATGGCTCTGTTTGCTGATGGTGGAATTGTCGGAACCAAGCCCTATGCTGCGAGCGGCGCTTACATCAATAAGATGAGTGATTACTGCAAGGGTTGTCACTACAACGTGAAGTCACGAAGTGATGAAGATACCTGCCCGTTCAATAGCCTTTACTGGCGCTTCATGGCTAAACATCGAGAGCAACTCACTCGTAATCCAAGGATGGGGATGATCTACCGCTCTTGGGACAACATGGACGAACAAGAGCAAGATAAGACACTACAACGTGCTGAAAATTACCTCCAACATTTGGAGGATTTGTAA
- a CDS encoding SbcC/MukB-like Walker B domain-containing protein, producing the protein MKILSLEFENLNSLKGRWKLDFTQSPFAENGLFAITGPTGAGKTTILDAICLALFHRTPRLKSIAKGNNEIMTRGTGECFAEIEFEVKGKTYRSSFHQKRARNKHDGALQTPTCEFADADINKVLETQLSKKIKLVESTTGLDFSRFTKSILLSQGEFAAFLNANANDRAELLEELTGTEIYSLISERIYEHYKSSEEGLNQLKAKAEGVNLLTAEQVEELSQNKSSLDIALKQLNQELKGWSEHLAWWRELNKAKLSLVSSESELKSAQAEMEANKHQLEQLAKSEPAEKLRPLHKELHRVQREVASLKTQMDDANKQLETGNQDKIQTETALSAQTEATNQLRKEQTELVATIEKVRPLDQQVALLDEKLTTQKQTQSLLKAEQETKQSLIQNVEKSLEELKQKEKTLAEYLSTHESSKSLDRYLGQWQTNVAQIRTLEQQQTQQQQRVERLANEISTQEQQVKKLTLDQQNSTQELSALTTAEQAAKALWEQSQQVHGEEQLNGLKHVLEAWNRQTHALTDVQRRYLMATEQAQVKRIELERKTSENTELTKQREVLVERYKEKEQSLERLQTLIAQEDELAKYRAMLEPGSECPLCGSTDHSVEQSQDVNTLLQQQKQESEVLALVKKEGQDLRQKLDSLAPILNHLEGEIQNLTSDAEQAKQSWALLVEKFTQTGASRSYANAELDNHTSLMEWVVTQEQIADKDAVAMFVDRCEHELNKVTQLQQQQMQTKADYQSAEKQRINLELALKDAFNKIEAISVRIVDLQNQRLDAEEQAIQLKQTQSSQWQSLQQSITETGNSAPELDCIDQWLEEKNAASQEWQASYQQKAELDKALIVHQEKQQSLASSLAEQVNKLAQLEKDLMLTSDDLTKVQQERQALFGDKQIQQQEQLMSAQLEEATKELETLKAAFNRCELTLREWQTKQASLLKELATKQDDLTQANESWTQALSVSPFESETEFEQALLDEQLRADLVALKQRLDNAIVSSSAKLKAAKQSVDELLEHTNAAKWQEVEIAQVEQQVSDCQQQQQTTASQIGAINANLEMDKKNRENQQHLFKEIDEKQQAFDDISQLNSLIGSKNGDKFRKFAQGLTLENLVYLANKQLQRLHGRYELKRKAEDGLELQVLDTWQGDVVRDTKTLSGGESFLVSLALALALSDLVSHKTSIDSLFLDEGFGTLDSDTLDIALNALDNLNASGKMIGVISHVEALKERVPVQLKITKHSGLGVSEMSKEFKVA; encoded by the coding sequence ATGAAAATCTTATCGCTAGAATTTGAGAATCTAAACTCACTCAAAGGCCGTTGGAAGCTCGATTTTACCCAATCTCCGTTTGCTGAAAATGGATTGTTCGCCATTACTGGGCCGACGGGCGCAGGTAAAACTACGATTTTAGATGCAATCTGTTTGGCCTTGTTCCACCGAACGCCTCGTCTAAAGAGCATTGCGAAAGGCAATAATGAGATCATGACACGCGGTACGGGCGAGTGTTTTGCTGAGATTGAGTTTGAAGTGAAAGGGAAAACTTATCGTTCTAGTTTCCATCAGAAACGTGCTCGTAACAAGCATGATGGCGCACTCCAAACACCCACTTGCGAGTTTGCTGATGCCGACATCAATAAGGTATTAGAAACTCAGCTCAGTAAGAAGATTAAACTGGTTGAGTCGACGACAGGTCTCGATTTTTCCCGTTTCACTAAGTCTATTTTGCTTTCTCAAGGTGAGTTTGCAGCGTTCTTAAATGCCAATGCTAATGATCGCGCTGAATTGTTAGAAGAGCTGACGGGTACTGAGATCTACAGTCTGATCTCAGAGCGCATCTATGAGCACTACAAATCCAGTGAAGAAGGGCTAAACCAACTGAAAGCGAAAGCTGAAGGTGTAAATCTGTTAACCGCTGAGCAAGTCGAAGAGCTCTCTCAAAACAAATCGAGTTTAGATATCGCGTTAAAGCAGCTTAACCAAGAGCTGAAAGGTTGGTCAGAGCATTTGGCTTGGTGGCGAGAACTCAATAAAGCCAAGTTATCGCTGGTGAGCAGTGAAAGTGAGTTGAAATCTGCTCAAGCGGAGATGGAAGCCAATAAACATCAATTGGAACAGTTAGCGAAAAGTGAACCTGCTGAAAAGCTGCGCCCACTTCATAAAGAACTTCATCGTGTGCAGCGGGAAGTCGCGTCATTAAAGACTCAAATGGATGATGCGAATAAACAGCTTGAAACTGGCAATCAAGATAAGATCCAAACGGAAACAGCGCTCAGCGCGCAAACGGAAGCCACAAACCAACTTCGCAAAGAACAAACTGAGCTTGTGGCGACCATAGAAAAAGTGCGCCCACTTGATCAGCAAGTCGCTTTGCTCGATGAAAAGCTAACAACGCAGAAGCAAACTCAATCACTGCTTAAAGCGGAACAAGAGACCAAACAGTCTTTGATTCAAAACGTGGAAAAGTCACTTGAAGAGTTAAAACAGAAAGAGAAAACGCTGGCTGAGTACTTATCGACTCATGAAAGCAGTAAATCTCTTGACCGCTATTTAGGTCAGTGGCAAACCAATGTTGCTCAGATCCGAACGCTTGAACAGCAGCAAACCCAGCAGCAACAGCGAGTAGAGCGTCTCGCGAATGAAATCAGCACCCAAGAGCAGCAAGTAAAGAAACTGACACTAGACCAACAAAATAGTACTCAAGAGTTGTCTGCATTAACGACGGCTGAGCAAGCTGCGAAAGCGTTATGGGAGCAGTCACAGCAGGTACACGGCGAAGAGCAGTTAAATGGCTTGAAACACGTTTTAGAAGCGTGGAACCGACAAACCCACGCGTTAACGGACGTTCAACGTCGTTACTTGATGGCGACCGAACAAGCACAAGTTAAGCGTATCGAGTTGGAGCGTAAGACATCTGAAAACACAGAGCTGACAAAGCAACGTGAAGTCTTGGTTGAACGTTACAAAGAGAAAGAGCAGTCGCTAGAGCGTTTGCAGACCTTGATTGCTCAAGAGGATGAACTCGCTAAGTATCGCGCTATGTTAGAGCCGGGGTCTGAGTGTCCTCTGTGTGGTTCAACGGACCATTCGGTCGAACAATCTCAAGATGTGAACACGTTGCTCCAGCAGCAAAAACAAGAGTCGGAGGTTTTGGCGCTGGTTAAAAAAGAGGGACAGGATCTTCGTCAGAAGTTGGATTCACTCGCGCCAATCTTGAACCACCTTGAGGGTGAAATTCAAAACCTAACTTCGGATGCCGAGCAAGCCAAGCAATCTTGGGCGCTGTTGGTAGAGAAGTTCACTCAAACGGGTGCAAGTCGTTCATACGCGAATGCAGAGTTAGACAACCATACATCGTTGATGGAGTGGGTTGTTACTCAAGAGCAGATTGCAGATAAAGATGCCGTCGCAATGTTTGTTGATCGTTGTGAGCATGAACTGAATAAAGTCACTCAACTTCAACAGCAACAAATGCAAACCAAAGCAGATTACCAATCGGCGGAGAAGCAGCGTATCAATCTTGAGTTAGCGTTGAAAGATGCGTTTAACAAAATTGAGGCGATATCAGTTCGTATTGTGGATTTGCAGAACCAGCGTTTAGATGCCGAAGAGCAAGCTATTCAATTGAAACAAACTCAGTCATCACAGTGGCAGAGCCTTCAACAAAGCATTACTGAAACTGGAAATAGCGCTCCCGAATTAGATTGTATTGATCAATGGCTTGAGGAGAAAAACGCGGCGTCGCAAGAGTGGCAAGCAAGCTACCAACAGAAAGCGGAGCTGGATAAAGCGCTGATCGTTCACCAAGAGAAACAGCAGTCTTTGGCTTCATCCTTAGCTGAACAGGTCAATAAACTGGCGCAGCTTGAGAAAGATCTTATGTTGACCTCGGATGATCTTACTAAGGTTCAGCAGGAGCGTCAGGCGCTGTTTGGCGACAAGCAGATTCAACAACAAGAGCAGTTGATGAGTGCTCAGTTGGAAGAAGCGACTAAAGAGTTAGAAACTTTGAAAGCGGCATTTAACCGCTGTGAGTTGACACTGCGTGAGTGGCAAACCAAGCAAGCTTCACTCTTAAAAGAGCTTGCTACCAAACAGGACGATCTCACTCAGGCGAATGAATCATGGACTCAAGCGTTATCAGTCAGCCCATTTGAATCCGAGACTGAGTTTGAACAAGCTTTATTGGATGAGCAGCTTAGAGCCGATCTCGTTGCACTCAAGCAAAGGCTTGATAACGCGATAGTAAGTAGTTCAGCCAAGCTCAAAGCCGCTAAGCAAAGTGTTGACGAGTTGCTCGAACATACTAATGCAGCTAAATGGCAAGAGGTTGAAATTGCGCAAGTGGAGCAGCAAGTTTCCGATTGCCAACAGCAACAGCAAACTACAGCGAGTCAAATCGGTGCGATTAATGCAAACCTTGAGATGGACAAGAAGAATCGAGAGAATCAGCAACACTTGTTCAAAGAGATTGATGAGAAACAGCAAGCGTTTGATGATATTTCGCAGTTGAACTCACTGATTGGCTCAAAGAATGGCGACAAGTTTAGAAAGTTCGCGCAAGGGTTAACCCTCGAGAACCTGGTTTACCTTGCTAACAAGCAACTGCAGCGCCTACACGGTCGTTATGAGTTAAAACGCAAAGCGGAAGATGGACTAGAGTTGCAAGTGCTGGATACGTGGCAGGGCGATGTGGTTCGAGATACCAAAACGCTCTCTGGTGGTGAAAGCTTCTTGGTGAGTCTTGCTTTGGCATTAGCGCTGTCTGATTTGGTGAGCCACAAAACCAGTATTGATTCGCTGTTCCTCGATGAGGGTTTTGGTACTCTGGATAGCGACACGTTAGATATTGCTCTAAATGCTCTGGATAACTTGAATGCGTCTGGCAAGATGATCGGTGTGATTAGTCACGTCGAGGCGTTAAAAGAGCGAGTCCCCGTCCAGCTCAAAATCACTAAGCATTCTGGTTTGGGTGTTAGTGAGATGAGTAAAGAGTTTAAGGTCGCATAG
- a CDS encoding polysaccharide lyase family 7 protein produces the protein MKIKPISAAVMTILLAGCGSSSSSSSEPDQPIDPTDPVRETVAPYSIAKYQNILDNSDLQVSDPNGSEGNKTSEVKDGAFDDYQSDYFYAEEDTDNLVFKMSNYKMRSEVRELENFDVSESGVKRTFYAEVKLPEIDLAMANSPADHDEVTFLQIHNKGTHSDGTGYIPHPLVRIVWEQERDGLTGHYWAVIKNNALDCSQASNASNCGNSYDRYDLGKADLKDFTRFEVSVFENTLSIEVNDESKATIDISYWSHLLSYFKAGIYNQFENGEGKAQFSQLTYNKEVIDTSAKWNIEDWKITIPPSKDNWYGSGGTSAAELEPERCNSSKGVLSNDSNIYDNDIDVSYFNVVDGQMHFRADMGYGTSTANSSYIRSELRELYTSSDNPDCSTSDEGTSWYLNDLRTKAKNHTLEAQLQINEYPDLDFSKQRPKVVLGQIHGWKIKQALVKLLWEGHDRPVRVILNDNFSRDNQDCTNCEPFSVTLGQYAANEEWRYIIRATQDGLFLATTDPDGSNKVSHQINWGEKYTDMNGDTVTLSSDWASDDIAFYFKAGIYPQFKPDDKYQGEIFDVSFSEVSTEHTQ, from the coding sequence ATGAAAATAAAACCCATTTCAGCTGCAGTGATGACGATACTCTTAGCAGGGTGTGGTAGCAGCTCTTCTTCTTCAAGCGAGCCTGATCAACCAATCGATCCAACCGACCCTGTTCGCGAGACCGTCGCGCCTTATAGCATTGCAAAGTATCAGAACATTCTCGACAACTCTGATCTACAGGTTTCAGACCCTAATGGCAGCGAAGGTAATAAAACTTCCGAGGTTAAAGACGGAGCGTTCGATGACTACCAAAGTGACTACTTTTACGCTGAGGAAGACACTGATAATCTTGTATTCAAAATGTCGAATTACAAGATGCGCTCAGAGGTACGCGAGTTAGAGAATTTTGATGTCAGTGAAAGCGGCGTGAAACGCACTTTCTATGCGGAAGTCAAGTTACCTGAGATTGATCTCGCTATGGCTAACTCACCCGCTGATCATGATGAAGTCACTTTTCTACAGATCCACAATAAAGGTACCCATTCAGATGGAACAGGTTATATCCCTCACCCATTGGTTCGTATTGTTTGGGAGCAAGAGAGAGATGGTTTAACCGGTCACTACTGGGCGGTTATAAAAAATAACGCATTGGATTGCAGCCAAGCTTCGAATGCGAGCAACTGTGGTAACTCTTACGACCGTTATGATTTAGGCAAGGCCGACTTGAAGGACTTTACCCGTTTCGAAGTTTCAGTTTTCGAAAATACGCTGTCCATCGAAGTAAACGATGAATCCAAAGCGACTATCGATATCTCTTACTGGTCGCACCTACTCAGTTACTTTAAAGCCGGTATCTATAACCAATTCGAAAACGGCGAAGGAAAAGCTCAGTTTAGCCAATTAACCTACAACAAAGAGGTTATTGATACCTCGGCTAAATGGAACATTGAAGACTGGAAGATCACCATCCCACCCAGCAAGGATAACTGGTATGGGAGTGGCGGTACGAGTGCCGCTGAGTTAGAGCCAGAACGCTGTAATTCAAGTAAAGGTGTGTTGTCGAACGACAGCAACATTTATGACAATGACATCGATGTCTCTTACTTCAATGTGGTGGATGGTCAGATGCACTTTCGAGCGGATATGGGATACGGCACATCAACCGCCAACTCTAGCTATATTCGCTCCGAGCTAAGAGAGCTTTACACCAGCTCAGATAACCCAGACTGCAGCACCAGTGACGAAGGCACCAGTTGGTATCTCAACGATCTTCGAACGAAAGCAAAAAATCATACTCTTGAAGCACAATTGCAAATCAATGAGTACCCAGATCTCGACTTCAGTAAACAGCGCCCTAAAGTGGTATTGGGACAAATCCACGGCTGGAAAATCAAGCAAGCGCTGGTCAAGTTACTTTGGGAAGGCCATGACAGGCCAGTACGAGTCATCCTTAATGATAATTTTTCTCGTGATAACCAAGACTGCACCAACTGTGAACCATTTAGCGTAACTTTAGGTCAATACGCTGCCAATGAAGAGTGGCGCTACATTATCCGTGCCACACAGGATGGGCTTTTCCTGGCGACGACAGATCCAGATGGTAGCAATAAGGTTTCTCATCAAATCAATTGGGGCGAGAAGTATACCGACATGAATGGTGACACCGTCACTCTAAGCAGCGACTGGGCAAGTGATGACATCGCCTTTTACTTTAAAGCTGGCATCTACCCTCAGTTCAAGCCTGATGACAAGTATCAAGGCGAGATCTTCGACGTTAGCTTTAGTGAAGTATCGACCGAACATACACAGTAA
- a CDS encoding polysaccharide lyase family 7 protein gives MKSIYLKSLLASSIVLAVGCASTSAPVADQFPNNKETGEPLLTPVAVTASSHDGNTPEQLIDGNIMTRWAANGNGEYATLDYGSVHEFDAVQASFSKGNERVTSFDIQMSEDGENWVTVLKDQKSSGRALGLERFQFEPAVKARYVRYVGYGNTKNQWNSVTELAAVNCGINACPSNHIISDAVVAAEVDMIAQMKAEQKAQKELLKKNRKGDFGAPLVRPCETTVECDLSKPMPTPTLPATPLATNAPGENFDLTRWKLTTPYDHNQDGRADDVDEWDLAHGFQNEDIFFTAEDGGMVFKSYVKGARTSKNTKYARTELRSMLRAGEKSHKTKGVNPNNWVFSSAPIEDQQAAGGVDGTLKATLKIDHATTTGQSHEVGRFIIGQIHDKDDEPIRLYYRKLPNQATGTVYFAHEKTKTGTEDYYGLVGDMTGEIGDDGIALGEKFSYEIDVKGNIMTVTLMREGKEDAVQVVDMSDSGYDEGGRYMYFKAGVYNQNMYGEPDDYVQATFYELDATYGEFQG, from the coding sequence ATGAAAAGTATCTATCTAAAAAGCTTGCTTGCATCTTCTATCGTTCTAGCTGTTGGTTGCGCAAGTACCTCAGCGCCCGTAGCAGATCAGTTTCCAAATAACAAAGAGACAGGTGAGCCACTTCTAACGCCAGTCGCTGTTACAGCAAGTAGTCATGACGGTAACACTCCTGAACAGCTAATTGATGGCAACATCATGACTCGTTGGGCTGCGAACGGTAATGGCGAGTATGCAACATTGGATTACGGTTCAGTTCACGAGTTTGATGCGGTTCAAGCATCGTTCAGTAAAGGTAATGAGCGTGTCACTTCATTTGATATTCAAATGAGTGAAGATGGCGAGAACTGGGTTACAGTGCTTAAAGATCAGAAAAGTTCTGGCCGCGCTCTAGGTTTAGAGCGTTTTCAGTTTGAGCCGGCTGTAAAGGCGCGTTACGTACGTTACGTGGGTTATGGCAATACTAAGAACCAATGGAACTCAGTAACAGAGCTTGCTGCGGTGAACTGTGGCATTAACGCATGTCCTTCAAACCATATTATTTCTGATGCTGTAGTGGCGGCAGAGGTAGACATGATCGCGCAGATGAAAGCCGAACAAAAGGCACAGAAAGAGCTGTTGAAGAAGAACCGTAAGGGTGACTTTGGTGCGCCATTAGTACGCCCTTGTGAGACAACGGTAGAGTGTGATCTTTCTAAGCCAATGCCAACCCCGACGTTGCCAGCAACTCCACTTGCAACTAATGCTCCGGGTGAGAACTTTGATTTAACTCGTTGGAAGCTGACAACACCTTATGACCACAATCAAGATGGTCGTGCCGATGACGTTGATGAGTGGGATCTAGCACACGGCTTCCAGAACGAAGACATCTTCTTTACAGCTGAAGATGGCGGTATGGTATTTAAGAGTTACGTGAAAGGCGCACGTACTTCGAAGAACACAAAATACGCTCGTACTGAACTACGTTCAATGTTGCGTGCGGGTGAAAAGTCACACAAAACCAAAGGTGTGAACCCGAATAACTGGGTATTTAGCTCTGCTCCAATTGAAGATCAACAAGCGGCTGGTGGTGTAGATGGTACACTGAAAGCAACACTGAAGATCGACCATGCTACAACAACGGGTCAATCTCATGAGGTGGGTCGTTTCATTATCGGCCAAATCCACGACAAAGACGACGAGCCAATCCGTCTGTACTACCGTAAGCTACCAAACCAAGCGACAGGTACGGTTTACTTTGCTCACGAGAAAACCAAAACAGGTACAGAAGACTACTACGGCCTGGTTGGTGATATGACGGGTGAAATCGGTGATGACGGTATCGCACTGGGTGAGAAGTTCAGTTATGAAATTGATGTGAAAGGCAACATCATGACAGTAACGCTTATGCGTGAAGGCAAAGAAGATGCTGTTCAAGTCGTGGATATGAGTGACAGTGGTTACGACGAAGGTGGTCGCTACATGTACTTTAAAGCTGGTGTTTACAACCAGAACATGTACGGTGAGCCAGATGACTACGTGCAAGCAACATTCTACGAGCTAGATGCAACATACGGTGAGTTCCAAGGCTAA
- a CDS encoding DUF2256 domain-containing protein produces the protein MRKKRDLPTKLCPVCLRPFTWRKKWQKCWDQVQYCSERCRRNKGSIHKS, from the coding sequence ATGCGAAAGAAACGCGACCTGCCCACTAAACTCTGTCCAGTGTGTTTGCGTCCATTTACGTGGCGCAAGAAGTGGCAAAAGTGTTGGGACCAAGTGCAATATTGCTCAGAACGTTGCCGCCGCAATAAAGGCAGCATCCACAAGTCGTAA